A genomic region of Ignavibacteriota bacterium contains the following coding sequences:
- a CDS encoding SGNH/GDSL hydrolase family protein: MKTIRSVRPRRPLCSLREAVGALLLSSLLASCVASHGSSNQSMHWVGTWATAPQLVETGNAPPAPGLSNNTLRQIVRVSIGGDSLRVRFSNAFSTEPVILHAVHIALSTGGGTIDPGSDKALAFDGKEEIVIGPGATVTSDPLAFPLRPRADVAITTFYGVSPVALTGHPGSRTTSYLFAGNALSRVDTSGAVRTDHWYTINAIDVLAPVTAACVAILGNSITDGRGSTTNMQNRWPDILSESLLKDPGTWHVGVLNLGIGGNCVLAGGLGPTGASRFDRDILGQSGVRWAVVFEGVNDIGKVKTAAASAQTATDLIASYKEMVARARAKNIRIYGGTVLPFNGNGYYNQYSEQCRVTVNEWIRGTGNFDACIDMDMVMRDPRDPTRLLLPAYQNDGLHPDAAGYEIMGSSVDHRLFTGPEVLRTGRGR; encoded by the coding sequence TGTTCCCTGAGAGAAGCGGTGGGAGCCCTTCTGCTTTCTTCGCTCCTGGCATCCTGCGTCGCATCGCACGGCAGCAGCAACCAGTCCATGCACTGGGTAGGGACCTGGGCCACGGCACCGCAACTCGTCGAGACAGGGAATGCTCCGCCGGCGCCGGGGTTGAGCAACAACACGTTGCGGCAGATCGTGCGCGTCTCGATCGGCGGCGACAGTCTTCGTGTGCGATTCTCGAATGCGTTCAGCACAGAGCCGGTCATCCTTCACGCTGTGCACATTGCGCTCTCCACCGGAGGGGGGACGATCGATCCGGGGTCCGACAAGGCGTTGGCCTTTGACGGAAAAGAGGAGATCGTCATAGGACCCGGGGCCACGGTCACCTCCGATCCGCTGGCATTCCCGTTGAGGCCTCGCGCTGATGTTGCGATCACGACCTTCTACGGCGTGAGTCCGGTGGCTCTCACGGGCCATCCAGGGTCACGGACAACGTCGTACCTTTTCGCCGGGAATGCGCTCTCCCGGGTTGACACAAGCGGCGCGGTGAGGACGGATCATTGGTACACCATCAATGCGATCGACGTGCTTGCTCCTGTCACGGCGGCATGTGTTGCGATCCTGGGGAATTCCATTACCGATGGGAGAGGGTCCACGACGAACATGCAGAACCGCTGGCCGGATATCCTCTCAGAGTCCCTTCTCAAGGATCCGGGCACGTGGCATGTCGGGGTCCTCAACCTGGGCATCGGGGGGAATTGCGTCCTTGCAGGCGGACTGGGGCCGACGGGGGCGAGTCGGTTCGACCGGGATATCCTCGGACAATCGGGGGTTCGCTGGGCCGTGGTGTTCGAGGGAGTCAACGATATCGGCAAGGTCAAGACGGCCGCTGCCTCGGCGCAGACGGCAACTGATCTCATTGCCTCCTACAAGGAGATGGTTGCAAGAGCGCGCGCAAAGAACATCAGGATCTACGGGGGAACCGTTCTCCCGTTCAACGGTAACGGCTACTACAATCAGTACAGCGAGCAGTGCCGCGTTACAGTGAACGAGTGGATCCGGGGAACGGGCAATTTCGATGCATGCATCGATATGGACATGGTCATGCGCGATCCCCGGGATCCCACGCGGTTGTTGTTGCCTGCGTACCAGAACGACGGATTGCACCCCGATGCCGCGGGATACGAGATCATGGGATCATCCGTCGATCATCGGTTGTTCACCGGACCGGAAGTTCTTCGGACAGGA